Proteins encoded in a region of the Streptomyces sp. NBC_00310 genome:
- a CDS encoding ABA4-like family protein — MTGLLFEVSFWLAAPVWLLMIFAPGWGPTARIAASPLTVVPVLAVYLVMALPVFPELWEVVTNPDIDNFRALTVLANGAGAIWAQIIAWDLLIGQWMYREGRRLGIHPLVMGPLLVFTILLSPFALLLFLPLRAAKQRLKEAPEKEPEKGPKERPAANGRAPEPSSGTLPSGRAGRPPAVQER; from the coding sequence ATGACCGGTCTTCTCTTCGAGGTCTCCTTCTGGCTGGCCGCCCCGGTCTGGCTGCTCATGATCTTCGCGCCGGGGTGGGGCCCGACCGCCCGTATTGCCGCGTCGCCGCTGACAGTGGTGCCGGTACTGGCCGTCTATCTCGTGATGGCGCTGCCGGTCTTTCCGGAACTCTGGGAGGTGGTCACGAACCCGGACATCGACAACTTCCGCGCTCTGACGGTGCTCGCCAACGGGGCGGGCGCGATCTGGGCCCAGATCATCGCCTGGGACCTGCTGATCGGGCAGTGGATGTATCGCGAGGGGCGGCGGCTCGGGATCCATCCGCTGGTCATGGGCCCGCTGCTGGTCTTCACCATCCTGCTCTCGCCCTTCGCGCTGCTGCTCTTCCTGCCGCTGCGTGCAGCGAAGCAACGGCTGAAGGAAGCTCCGGAGAAGGAGCCGGAGAAGGGGCCGAAGGAACGGCCGGCAGCCAATGGCCGGGCGCCTGAGCCCAGTTCAGGCACGCTGCCCTCGGGGCGTGCCGGTCGGCCCCCGGCCGTACAGGAGCGGTAG